Proteins co-encoded in one Desulfitobacterium hafniense DCB-2 genomic window:
- a CDS encoding pyruvate, water dikinase regulatory protein, whose translation MTKEMPVIYIISDALGETAEYVSRAAAAQFSGIRTKIRKVPYVQDEIHIDEILEEAAKEQAIIAYTLVVKKLRNYLEEKAKDYGLRTVDILGPLIKMLADQTGLLPSYTPNVTHILDEQYFRKVDAIEFAVKYDDGKDPRGVLLADVVLIGVSRTSKTPLSMYLAHKGIKAANIPLVPEVSPPQELFRVPSQKVIGLTLKPDLLNQIRTERLRTLGLGSSADYANYERIVEELEYARGIMRKVGCPIIDATGKAIEETASRILEILYKGERNV comes from the coding sequence GTGACAAAGGAAATGCCTGTCATATACATAATTTCAGATGCTTTGGGTGAGACGGCTGAATATGTCAGCCGGGCAGCGGCAGCTCAATTTTCGGGGATTCGGACCAAAATCCGCAAGGTACCCTATGTGCAGGATGAAATCCACATTGACGAAATCCTCGAAGAAGCAGCCAAGGAGCAAGCGATTATTGCCTACACCCTTGTGGTAAAAAAACTGCGGAATTATTTAGAAGAAAAAGCCAAAGACTATGGATTGCGAACCGTGGATATTCTCGGCCCTCTGATTAAGATGCTGGCTGATCAGACCGGCCTTTTGCCCAGCTATACCCCTAATGTAACTCATATATTGGATGAACAGTATTTTCGTAAAGTGGATGCCATTGAATTTGCGGTAAAATATGATGATGGCAAGGATCCCCGGGGAGTGCTTTTGGCGGATGTGGTGCTGATCGGAGTGTCCCGGACATCAAAAACTCCCTTAAGCATGTATTTGGCCCATAAAGGCATCAAGGCGGCCAATATTCCTCTGGTCCCTGAAGTCTCTCCGCCGCAGGAACTTTTCAGAGTTCCCTCACAGAAAGTCATTGGCTTGACGTTAAAGCCGGATCTTTTGAATCAAATTCGCACGGAACGGTTAAGGACTTTAGGATTAGGATCCAGTGCGGACTATGCAAATTATGAGCGCATTGTGGAAGAACTGGAATATGCCCGGGGAATTATGCGTAAAGTAGGTTGCCCGATCATTGATGCCACGGGAAAGGCTATTGAAGAAACGGCATCAAGAATACTAGAGATATTGTATAAGGGGGAGCGAAATGTCTAA
- a CDS encoding helix-turn-helix transcriptional regulator, producing MEFTERQARIVEIVKNSSPITGEQIAAKLDLTRATLRPDLTILTMAGVLEARPRVGYFYKEKKKTSPYMDRLRQLRVGDFKSLPISIRENISIYDAIVTMFTQNVGSLTVVGEGQTLRGMVSRKDLLKSTLGKTDLQQVPVSIIMTRMPNIIMTTADEPVLEAARKLTLHQIDTLPVVEAFIDEKGEERYEVIGRFTKTNVTKLFVQIGSLGAQS from the coding sequence TTGGAGTTTACGGAACGTCAAGCAAGAATTGTAGAAATCGTAAAGAATTCAAGCCCAATTACTGGGGAACAAATCGCTGCAAAGCTTGATTTGACACGAGCGACCCTGCGTCCTGACCTGACGATTTTAACCATGGCAGGGGTCCTCGAAGCCCGACCGAGGGTAGGATACTTTTATAAGGAGAAGAAGAAAACATCACCTTATATGGATCGACTTCGCCAGCTCAGGGTGGGTGATTTTAAATCCCTTCCCATATCTATCCGGGAAAACATCAGTATTTATGATGCCATAGTCACTATGTTTACCCAAAATGTCGGAAGTCTGACAGTGGTTGGGGAAGGCCAAACCTTAAGGGGAATGGTGTCCCGGAAAGATTTGCTTAAATCTACCCTGGGTAAAACCGATCTTCAGCAGGTTCCCGTGAGTATCATTATGACCCGGATGCCTAATATTATTATGACGACAGCGGACGAACCGGTTCTCGAAGCAGCAAGGAAATTAACCCTGCATCAAATTGACACCTTGCCTGTTGTAGAAGCCTTTATTGATGAAAAAGGTGAGGAGCGCTATGAAGTCATAGGACGTTTCACCAAGACGAACGTTACGAAACTCTTTGTTCAGATCGGGTCATTAGGTGCCCAATCATGA
- the glyS gene encoding glycine--tRNA ligase subunit beta, which produces MAKDFLLEIGTEEIPAKFAPGVLNQLREQAQKYCQELRLDYQDLKVYTTPRRFAVLIQGLAEKQTDFTAEVKGPAVKAAYDAEGNPTKAAQGFARGQGVEPKDLFVQELNGVSYVYARKFELGQPTLQLLPKLCTDLITGLHFPKPMRWADLEFRFARPIRWIVALFGSEVIPFEFVGLASGKASRGHRTLGGPVTLDSPADYEKQMLQAFVMVDPEQRRQSVWEQIHALAAKVGGDVEKDDDLLDEVTHIIEYPTALLGEVAPNYMHLPEPVITTPMKEHQRYFPVRDKEGKLLPYFITVRNGDDYALAKVKAGNEKVLKARLEDAAFYYREDQKTPLAELVEKLDKVTYHEKLGSVRQRVERIRTLARGIAARLGMESEKQDLVERTALLAKADLVTLMVYDFPELQGIMGADYARMVGEKPEVCTGILEHYQPRFAGDELPQSYTGQIVSVADKLDAIVGAFGIGIQPTGSQDPYALRRQAQGVVGIILEAGWDISLEQLIAASYVNFAEQGISLLPLADLQSALQDFFQQRLRFVLQEQGARYDTLDAVLAQGSNQITRAARKAQVLAAKRETTEFVPYSQAYIRCLNLSKKAQTQPLDPKNLIDPTEIALAAALVQRQEAFAALIEKGDYAEAYALASELIPMIEALFNAVMIMVEDEILKQARLALLGECVAILGCLGDLSLLA; this is translated from the coding sequence ATGGCTAAGGATTTTCTCTTAGAGATCGGCACAGAAGAGATCCCGGCGAAATTTGCCCCGGGAGTGCTGAACCAACTTCGGGAACAAGCCCAGAAATACTGCCAGGAGCTGCGTCTGGATTATCAAGACCTGAAAGTTTACACTACACCCCGGCGTTTTGCCGTGCTTATTCAAGGCCTGGCCGAAAAACAAACGGATTTTACAGCAGAGGTCAAAGGGCCTGCCGTCAAAGCGGCCTATGATGCGGAGGGAAACCCTACTAAGGCTGCTCAAGGCTTTGCCCGGGGGCAAGGGGTGGAGCCCAAGGATCTTTTCGTTCAGGAATTAAACGGTGTGTCCTATGTCTATGCCCGGAAATTTGAGCTGGGCCAGCCTACCTTGCAATTATTGCCCAAGCTTTGCACCGATTTGATCACCGGACTGCATTTTCCCAAGCCCATGCGCTGGGCCGACCTGGAGTTCCGCTTTGCCCGCCCCATTCGCTGGATCGTTGCCTTATTTGGCAGTGAGGTCATCCCCTTTGAGTTTGTGGGGCTGGCATCGGGAAAAGCCTCCCGGGGGCATCGTACCTTAGGCGGACCTGTAACTTTGGATAGCCCGGCGGACTATGAAAAACAAATGCTCCAGGCCTTTGTCATGGTGGACCCGGAGCAGCGCCGGCAATCCGTCTGGGAGCAAATCCATGCCCTCGCCGCTAAAGTGGGGGGAGATGTGGAGAAGGATGACGATCTTCTGGATGAAGTAACCCATATCATCGAATACCCTACCGCTCTGCTCGGTGAAGTGGCTCCGAATTATATGCATCTGCCGGAACCGGTGATCACCACTCCCATGAAAGAGCATCAGCGTTATTTCCCTGTACGGGATAAGGAAGGCAAGCTGCTTCCCTATTTCATTACCGTACGCAATGGGGATGATTATGCCCTGGCGAAGGTCAAGGCCGGGAATGAGAAAGTTCTCAAAGCCCGTTTGGAAGATGCGGCCTTCTATTATCGTGAAGACCAAAAAACACCTCTTGCTGAGCTGGTCGAAAAGCTGGATAAAGTCACCTACCATGAGAAATTAGGCAGTGTCCGCCAGCGGGTGGAGCGGATTCGGACCCTGGCCCGGGGGATAGCAGCTCGATTGGGGATGGAGAGCGAAAAGCAGGACTTGGTTGAGCGGACGGCACTGCTGGCCAAAGCGGATCTGGTGACGTTGATGGTCTATGATTTCCCGGAGCTTCAAGGGATTATGGGAGCGGATTATGCCCGCATGGTTGGTGAAAAGCCCGAAGTGTGCACAGGGATTCTCGAACATTATCAACCTCGTTTCGCCGGGGATGAATTGCCGCAATCCTACACCGGGCAAATCGTCAGTGTTGCCGATAAGCTGGATGCTATTGTGGGTGCCTTTGGCATCGGGATTCAGCCTACCGGGTCTCAGGATCCCTATGCCTTAAGACGCCAGGCTCAAGGGGTCGTAGGGATCATTCTGGAAGCAGGCTGGGATATCTCTTTGGAACAGCTGATTGCTGCTTCTTATGTGAACTTTGCCGAGCAAGGAATCAGTCTGCTTCCTTTAGCCGATCTGCAAAGTGCTCTCCAGGATTTCTTCCAGCAGCGGCTGCGCTTTGTGCTTCAGGAGCAAGGGGCGCGTTACGATACCCTTGATGCGGTCCTCGCCCAGGGCAGCAATCAGATCACGCGGGCAGCCAGGAAGGCCCAAGTTCTGGCGGCCAAGCGGGAAACAACGGAGTTTGTTCCCTACTCCCAAGCTTATATTCGCTGCTTGAATCTCAGTAAAAAGGCTCAAACTCAGCCTTTGGACCCTAAGAATCTTATCGATCCTACAGAAATTGCCTTGGCTGCAGCTCTTGTCCAGAGACAGGAAGCTTTTGCCGCCCTGATTGAAAAGGGTGACTACGCAGAAGCCTATGCTTTGGCTTCTGAACTCATCCCCATGATTGAAGCATTATTTAATGCGGTCATGATCATGGTGGAAGATGAGATCCTCAAGCAAGCCCGTCTGGCTCTCCTTGGTGAATGCGTCGCCATCCTCGGCTGCCTGGGAGATCTCAGCCTCTTAGCATAA
- the glyQ gene encoding glycine--tRNA ligase subunit alpha, producing MKFQDMILSLNQFWGEQGCIIAQPYDMEKGAGTFNPNTFLRALGPEPWKVAYIEPSRRPTDGRYGENPNRLQHYFQYQVIIKPSPDNIQELYLQSLERLGVNPKEHDIRFVEDNWESPTLGAWGLGWEVWLDGMEVTQFTYFQQCGGIDCKPVCAEITYGLERLAMYIQNKESVYDIEYVGDITYGDIYLQNEIDYSHYNFEAADVEALQTWFEMYEKEAIRIVEKGLVLPAYDYVLKCSHTFNLLDARGAISVTERTGYIARVRNLARLCAQAYVEQRERLGYPLLKEQSGKEAE from the coding sequence ATGAAATTTCAGGACATGATCCTTTCCCTGAATCAATTTTGGGGAGAACAAGGGTGCATCATTGCTCAGCCTTATGATATGGAAAAAGGCGCCGGAACCTTTAATCCCAACACCTTCTTGCGTGCCCTGGGGCCTGAACCGTGGAAAGTGGCTTATATTGAGCCTTCCCGCCGTCCTACGGATGGACGCTATGGAGAAAACCCCAACCGTTTACAGCATTATTTTCAATACCAGGTTATTATTAAGCCTTCGCCGGATAATATTCAGGAGCTCTATCTGCAAAGCCTGGAACGTTTGGGAGTTAACCCCAAAGAACATGATATTCGCTTTGTGGAAGACAACTGGGAGTCGCCGACCCTGGGGGCCTGGGGGTTAGGTTGGGAAGTTTGGCTGGATGGCATGGAGGTCACTCAGTTCACCTACTTCCAACAATGCGGGGGGATTGACTGCAAACCGGTCTGTGCCGAGATCACCTACGGTCTCGAGCGTTTGGCCATGTATATTCAAAATAAAGAGAGTGTCTATGATATTGAGTATGTAGGAGATATCACTTACGGCGATATCTACCTCCAAAACGAGATCGATTATTCTCATTACAATTTTGAAGCCGCCGATGTGGAAGCCCTGCAAACCTGGTTTGAAATGTATGAGAAGGAAGCCATTCGGATCGTGGAGAAAGGATTGGTCCTTCCTGCTTATGATTATGTCCTGAAATGCTCCCATACCTTCAACCTTCTCGATGCCCGGGGAGCCATCAGTGTGACTGAGCGGACGGGCTATATCGCCCGGGTCCGCAATTTGGCCCGTCTTTGCGCTCAGGCCTATGTGGAGCAGCGTGAAAGATTAGGCTACCCCCTACTCAAAGAACAGTCCGGAAAGGAGGCCGAATAA
- a CDS encoding DUF2325 domain-containing protein: MKLAIIGGYNFERHSKSMGKLKNIELRFHDGVPKKNNKKVLENLIKDTDCVIIVQMVCSHSSMWDAKDVARKYNKKIYYSQAKGLASVLTMIEKEHGIRTA, encoded by the coding sequence ATGAAGTTAGCGATCATAGGCGGATATAATTTTGAGCGGCACAGCAAATCCATGGGCAAGCTGAAAAATATCGAACTGCGCTTCCACGACGGCGTGCCCAAAAAAAACAACAAAAAGGTATTGGAAAACCTCATCAAGGACACAGATTGTGTGATTATCGTGCAAATGGTCTGTTCCCATTCCAGCATGTGGGATGCCAAAGATGTGGCCAGAAAATATAATAAGAAGATCTATTATTCCCAGGCAAAGGGGCTTGCCTCAGTGCTGACTATGATTGAAAAAGAGCATGGGATTAGGACAGCTTAG
- a CDS encoding (Fe-S)-binding protein, translating into MEKEGWSTMGLNCMKMMGIPTFAERPDAEYLFFPGCNPFADRSKGEWNMVCMQLLRDRKIDFAVLGKDQWCCGDKACQLGYGELSGLISQRNITAWQELKIKKIVTSCPRCFYNFQHKYRRYGGNFEVILLSRPCDEKLSIQTLQEGVW; encoded by the coding sequence ATGGAGAAAGAAGGTTGGTCAACAATGGGATTGAATTGTATGAAAATGATGGGGATACCGACTTTTGCGGAAAGACCCGATGCCGAATATTTGTTTTTTCCCGGATGTAATCCCTTTGCTGACAGGTCAAAAGGGGAATGGAATATGGTCTGTATGCAGTTGCTTAGGGATAGAAAAATTGATTTTGCCGTTCTGGGTAAAGATCAGTGGTGTTGTGGGGATAAAGCCTGCCAATTGGGCTATGGAGAGCTTTCGGGTTTAATAAGCCAAAGAAATATCACTGCTTGGCAGGAGTTGAAAATAAAGAAGATCGTAACAAGTTGTCCCCGCTGTTTTTATAACTTCCAGCATAAATATCGCCGGTATGGCGGAAACTTCGAAGTTATCCTGCTTTCTAGGCCTTGTGATGAGAAACTGAGTATCCAGACTTTACAGGAAGGGGTTTGGTAA
- a CDS encoding nucleoside-triphosphatase translates to MHIFLTGEIQVGKSTIVDKALALCQVTYAGFRTYFGPDRGSPNRRLYLAAASGEKVYQEENSVVHFSENSPPQVFTERFDGYGAELVRCAGNQAQLIVMDECGSLEREALVFQQEILAAIEGPVPILGVIKQASSGWTDRIRCHPKVKLVSVCRENRDALPHIIALYLQQCL, encoded by the coding sequence ATGCACATCTTTTTGACCGGGGAGATCCAAGTGGGCAAAAGTACCATCGTCGATAAAGCACTGGCTCTTTGCCAGGTAACCTACGCAGGATTCAGAACCTACTTTGGCCCGGACAGAGGTTCTCCCAACCGGCGGCTTTATCTGGCTGCAGCCTCGGGAGAGAAGGTCTATCAGGAAGAAAACAGTGTGGTTCATTTTTCTGAAAATAGTCCCCCCCAAGTCTTTACAGAGCGGTTTGATGGGTATGGGGCAGAACTCGTTCGCTGTGCCGGAAACCAGGCTCAACTTATCGTGATGGATGAATGCGGCAGCCTGGAACGGGAGGCTCTTGTCTTTCAGCAGGAGATCTTAGCAGCCATAGAAGGTCCGGTTCCGATTCTTGGCGTGATCAAGCAGGCCAGCAGCGGCTGGACGGATCGGATAAGATGTCATCCCAAGGTAAAGCTGGTTTCCGTGTGCCGGGAAAACCGGGATGCGCTCCCTCACATCATCGCCTTGTATTTGCAGCAGTGTTTATAA
- a CDS encoding class I SAM-dependent methyltransferase: MNFEWNENTVRWYQDAERYTGFFKNIAELVGPKVAEHSSLCDIGCGIGLVDLELSKTIDSITCIDRHPYAIEILKQRIQAENIRNITPLLMDCNAIEAGWDVILISFFGSRELEQFLPRCKKLIAVVGRKSQTELYPEKYRKFQKNTSEEVEGNLNSKGIAYSLTETAFEFGQPFRSEEDARDFIRTQSHDINPGDLAGFLAERLVATGKEDFPLYLPRQKAVGIFEIEGRL; this comes from the coding sequence ATGAATTTCGAATGGAATGAAAATACGGTGAGATGGTATCAGGACGCAGAAAGGTACACCGGGTTTTTCAAGAATATTGCTGAGTTGGTAGGGCCTAAAGTGGCGGAGCACTCTTCTTTATGTGATATTGGCTGCGGCATAGGACTGGTGGATTTAGAGCTGAGCAAAACCATTGACAGTATTACCTGCATAGATAGGCATCCTTATGCCATTGAGATACTTAAACAAAGAATTCAGGCCGAAAATATCAGGAACATCACTCCTTTGCTGATGGATTGCAACGCCATCGAGGCGGGGTGGGATGTTATCTTAATCAGCTTCTTCGGCAGCCGCGAGTTGGAACAATTTTTGCCCCGCTGTAAAAAACTCATCGCTGTGGTGGGCAGAAAGAGCCAGACAGAGCTCTATCCGGAAAAGTATCGGAAATTCCAGAAAAACACCTCTGAAGAGGTAGAGGGAAATTTAAACAGCAAGGGAATAGCTTATTCCCTAACCGAAACGGCTTTTGAATTTGGCCAGCCCTTTCGGTCGGAGGAAGATGCCCGGGATTTTATCAGGACCCAATCCCATGATATCAACCCCGGAGATTTGGCAGGTTTTCTGGCGGAACGCCTTGTGGCAACAGGTAAAGAGGACTTTCCCCTCTATCTGCCGCGCCAAAAGGCTGTAGGAATATTTGAAATCGAAGGGAGGCTGTAA
- a CDS encoding DUF364 domain-containing protein: MWEIYDAMINGIPEDFLVDELVCGTTHSVIRSGNGVGLGPNRPFETRMPMLTQNLLGLPLRVAAGCVKSWNYVEASIGLAAINAYYNNPQVAREHGVIFSDAKRVEDRMNDPFIMSQNEVKGKKVGVVGHFPHLESLLEPICDLSILEWSPEEGDYPLPASEFILPECDYVYITCASVVDKTLPRLLELSRNARRITLVGPGTPLAPVLFEHGLQELSGFMVKDNARAFRIVAGAEKVKIYSAGQKVTIKK; this comes from the coding sequence ATGTGGGAGATCTATGACGCCATGATCAACGGGATTCCTGAAGATTTTTTGGTGGATGAGCTGGTCTGCGGAACGACCCATTCCGTGATTCGCAGCGGGAACGGAGTGGGACTGGGCCCCAATCGTCCCTTTGAAACAAGAATGCCGATGCTCACCCAAAATTTGCTGGGCCTGCCCCTGCGGGTGGCAGCAGGCTGTGTCAAGTCCTGGAATTATGTAGAGGCTTCTATCGGATTGGCGGCGATCAACGCTTATTACAATAATCCTCAAGTAGCCAGAGAACATGGTGTAATTTTCTCCGATGCCAAAAGGGTCGAGGACCGCATGAACGACCCCTTTATCATGTCTCAGAATGAAGTGAAAGGCAAAAAGGTTGGGGTGGTGGGTCATTTCCCCCATTTGGAAAGCCTTCTGGAGCCGATCTGCGATCTTTCTATTCTGGAGTGGAGTCCGGAGGAAGGGGACTATCCCCTGCCGGCCAGTGAATTTATCCTGCCGGAGTGTGACTATGTCTATATCACTTGCGCTTCGGTAGTGGATAAGACGCTGCCCAGGCTTCTGGAATTGTCAAGGAACGCCCGGCGGATCACGTTGGTTGGCCCGGGGACCCCGCTGGCTCCTGTACTTTTTGAGCATGGGCTTCAAGAGCTTTCGGGCTTTATGGTTAAAGATAATGCCCGGGCTTTTCGAATCGTAGCCGGGGCCGAGAAAGTGAAGATATATTCCGCGGGACAGAAGGTGACCATAAAAAAATAA
- a CDS encoding ATP-binding cassette domain-containing protein — MKSNDFLHLVHNQSLKDLLKEYPIGADFLTNLRLGDIKAELTLPEALQEADGEILAEFGMDPFGVVQGFCQFLETFSLQKGSRTVISFLTIHGGYNKLKEPEDINFTIYPGEIISIVGPTGSGKSRLLNDIECLAQGDTPTGRVIRINGEELDDLQRFEMEGKLVAQLSQNMNFVMDLTVREFLEMHAKSRLIPHAQDVIGRCFQCANDLAGEKFSEETKVTQLSGGQSRALMIADTAFISESPIVLIDEIENAGIDRRQAITLLAHREKIILISTHDPLLGLSADKRIVIKDGGIAKVIHTTEEERASLKTIEKLDNVLGELRNRLRLGEMIDQLPDWAAIE, encoded by the coding sequence ATGAAAAGCAATGATTTTTTACACCTGGTCCATAACCAAAGCCTAAAGGATCTGCTTAAGGAGTATCCGATTGGAGCTGATTTCCTGACCAATTTGCGCTTGGGCGATATCAAGGCCGAACTGACCCTGCCGGAGGCATTGCAGGAAGCGGATGGGGAAATTCTCGCCGAGTTTGGCATGGACCCCTTCGGAGTAGTACAGGGTTTTTGTCAGTTTCTTGAAACCTTTTCCCTGCAGAAAGGTTCCCGTACGGTGATTTCTTTTCTGACCATCCACGGGGGATACAATAAGCTGAAAGAACCTGAGGACATCAACTTTACCATTTATCCCGGCGAGATTATCAGTATTGTCGGCCCAACCGGCTCAGGAAAGAGCCGGCTGCTCAATGATATCGAGTGTCTGGCTCAAGGAGATACGCCCACCGGCCGAGTGATCCGGATCAATGGCGAGGAACTGGATGATCTCCAGCGTTTTGAGATGGAAGGAAAACTGGTGGCTCAGCTGTCCCAGAACATGAACTTCGTCATGGATTTGACGGTTCGTGAGTTCTTGGAAATGCATGCCAAGAGCAGGCTGATTCCTCATGCGCAGGATGTAATTGGCCGATGTTTTCAATGTGCCAATGATCTGGCGGGAGAAAAATTTTCCGAGGAGACGAAAGTAACCCAACTCAGCGGCGGACAATCCCGGGCCTTGATGATCGCCGACACAGCGTTTATCAGCGAGTCTCCTATCGTTTTGATTGACGAAATAGAGAACGCGGGGATAGATCGGAGGCAAGCCATCACCCTCTTGGCCCATCGGGAAAAGATCATCTTGATTTCCACCCATGATCCCCTCCTGGGCTTAAGCGCCGATAAACGGATTGTGATTAAGGACGGTGGAATCGCCAAAGTCATCCATACAACAGAGGAAGAAAGAGCCAGCCTCAAAACCATCGAAAAACTGGATAATGTCCTGGGGGAATTGAGAAACCGTCTGCGCTTGGGAGAGATGATTGACCAGCTGCCGGATTGGGCGGCCATTGAGTAA
- a CDS encoding GTP-binding protein: MKLITVAGPPSSGKTSVILRLVESMPEKKKIGVVKFDCLTSFDNLSYEEAGIPVQTGFSGKICPDHFFVSNIEDAVQWGIQSGFELLITESAGLCNRCSPYIKGILSICVIDNLSGINTPRKIGPMLKFADIVVVTKGDIVSQAEREVFAFNITQVNPAARIVFVNGITGQGAFILAKHLQQARDIETTRDMKLRFTTPAAVCSYCTGETRIGEPYQMGMMKKMEFGNDEKQ, from the coding sequence ATGAAACTTATTACTGTGGCGGGGCCCCCGTCATCAGGCAAGACTTCGGTCATCTTAAGGCTGGTTGAGTCTATGCCGGAAAAGAAGAAGATCGGTGTCGTAAAATTTGACTGTTTGACTTCTTTTGATAATTTGAGCTATGAAGAGGCAGGGATCCCTGTGCAGACCGGTTTTTCAGGGAAGATCTGCCCGGATCATTTCTTTGTCAGTAATATTGAAGATGCGGTACAGTGGGGGATTCAATCAGGTTTTGAACTGCTGATCACGGAAAGTGCAGGGTTATGCAACCGTTGTTCCCCTTATATCAAAGGTATCCTATCCATTTGTGTCATCGATAATCTATCCGGTATCAATACCCCCCGAAAAATTGGGCCGATGCTGAAATTTGCCGATATCGTCGTGGTTACCAAAGGGGATATTGTCTCCCAGGCCGAGCGGGAAGTTTTTGCCTTTAATATCACTCAGGTCAATCCCGCCGCCCGGATCGTCTTTGTCAATGGCATTACCGGACAAGGGGCTTTTATTCTTGCCAAGCATTTGCAGCAGGCCAGGGACATTGAAACCACCCGGGATATGAAACTGCGCTTTACCACACCGGCGGCCGTCTGTTCCTACTGCACAGGTGAGACGAGGATTGGAGAGCCTTATCAGATGGGAATGATGAAGAAGATGGAGTTTGGCAATGATGAAAAGCAATGA
- a CDS encoding FecCD family ABC transporter permease yields the protein MKRKNQGISMVVGLGILLLITIIISFQLGRYPIPPKELFGILLSKIFPVEQFWADRLEIVLINIRLPRILLACLVGCCLSAAGAAYQGVFQNPMASPDILGASSGAAFGAALAILHHGGNSLIILSAFTFSLLTVAIIYFISKKAKGNNLLGLILAGIMVSSLFSAGTSFIKLVADPNDQLPVITYWLMGSLSGSKLSDIAFAVLPMAVGLIPLLLLRWRLNILTLGDDEAKTMGVNAKQIRLLVIICATFVTAASVSVSGVIGWVGLVIPHLARRLVGSNYTALMPATMLTGAVFLLIVDNFSRNLLTTEIPLGILTALVGAPFFIYLITRRGETY from the coding sequence ATGAAGCGTAAAAACCAAGGCATCTCTATGGTCGTAGGTCTTGGCATCCTTTTACTGATCACCATCATTATCTCTTTTCAGCTTGGCCGTTATCCCATTCCGCCCAAGGAATTGTTCGGAATTCTCTTATCTAAAATTTTTCCCGTCGAGCAATTTTGGGCCGACCGTTTGGAAATCGTGCTGATCAACATTCGTTTACCCCGGATTCTTTTGGCTTGTTTGGTCGGCTGCTGTCTATCGGCTGCGGGAGCTGCCTATCAGGGCGTTTTTCAGAATCCCATGGCCTCTCCGGATATTCTGGGAGCCTCATCAGGAGCTGCCTTTGGTGCTGCCCTGGCCATACTTCATCACGGCGGCAATAGCTTAATCATTCTGAGTGCTTTTACCTTCAGCCTCCTTACTGTAGCTATTATTTATTTTATCAGTAAAAAAGCCAAGGGCAACAATCTGCTTGGTTTGATCTTAGCCGGAATCATGGTGAGTTCACTTTTTTCAGCCGGTACCTCGTTTATTAAGTTGGTCGCCGACCCTAATGATCAACTGCCGGTGATCACGTATTGGCTGATGGGCAGTTTATCCGGGTCGAAACTAAGCGATATTGCTTTCGCAGTTCTGCCTATGGCCGTCGGCTTGATCCCCTTGCTGCTCCTGCGCTGGCGGCTCAACATACTCACCCTTGGTGATGATGAAGCCAAAACTATGGGGGTCAATGCCAAACAAATCCGCCTGCTGGTCATCATCTGTGCCACCTTTGTTACGGCGGCCAGCGTCTCGGTAAGCGGCGTGATCGGCTGGGTCGGTTTGGTCATTCCTCATCTGGCCCGCAGGCTTGTGGGAAGCAACTACACTGCACTGATGCCGGCTACGATGCTTACGGGGGCAGTCTTTCTCCTTATCGTCGACAACTTTTCCCGCAATCTGCTTACCACAGAGATTCCTCTGGGAATTCTTACTGCCTTAGTCGGAGCTCCCTTCTTTATCTATCTGATTACCCGAAGGGGGGAGACCTATTGA